CCGAGAGCCAGGGATCGGCCGCCGACCGGTCGGCAGCGGTTCGCTCAGCTCCGTGCATGGGCGAGAACGTCCTGGATCGCCGCGACGACGTAGTCGACGTCGTCGTCGCGCATCGTCGGGAAGAGCGGGATCGAGCAGAGCCGTGCCGAGGCCCATTCGGTGGCCGGCAGGCGCCCCAGCCAGTGTGGGTACTTCTGGGCGTAGTAGGGGTGCTCGTGCGCGGCGCGGAAGTGGATGCCGACACCGACGTTGCGCTGCTTGAGCTCGGTGAGGAAGGCGTCGCGGCCGATGTTGGCCGATTCGCGCACGCGGACGACGAAGAGGTGCCAGGTGTGGAAGTGGTCGTAGGCCGGGGCCTCGAGGCACTGGAGCTCCGGCACGTCGGCGAAGAGCTCGAGATAGCGCGCGGCCAGCGCGCGGCGCCGGGCATTGAACTCGTCGGCGGCGGCGAGCTGGTGGATGCCGAGCGCCGCCTGCAGATCCATGAAGTTGTACTTGTAGCCCGGCATCACCACCTGGACCTGCGGTGTGCCGCCCTCGGCGTAGCGGTTCCAGGCCGATTTCTCGAGACCGTGGAAGCGCAGGGCGCGCAGGCGGCGGGCGAGGTCGGCGTCGCGAGTGACGAGCGCGCCGCCCTCGCCGGTGGTGATGTTCTTGATGGCGTGGAAGGAGAAGACGCCGAGCCGGTCGAAGGCGCCGACGTGTTCGCCCCCGTACCGGGTGCCGACGCCGTGCGCCGCGTCCTCGAAGACCCACAGTCCGTGGCGGCGAGCGATGGCGAGAATCGGTTCGAGATGGCAGGGTGCGCCGGCGAAGTGCACCGGCAGGATGCCGACGGTGCGCGGAGTCACCGCCGCCTCGATCTGCCGTTCGTCGATCTGCAACGACTCGGGGTGGACGTCGACGAACACCGGCGTGGCGCCGAGCGCCTCGATCATGTTGACCGTCGCCGCCCAGGTCATCGCCGTGGTGATCACCTCGTCGCCCGGACCGAGCCCGAGCGCCATGAGGCCGATGTGCAGCCCGGCGGTCGCCGACGACAGGGCGACGATCTCGCCGATTCCAGTGTAGGCCCCGAGTGCCTGCTCGAAACGCTCCGCCTTCGGTCCGGTGGTGATCCAGCCGGAACGCAGCGAGTCGACGACCTCGTCGATCTCGACCTGGCGGATGGTCGGTCGGGAAAACGGCAGGAAATCGCTGCGGACGCTGAAGGCTCTGGACACGAGGGTTCTCCGGAAGGGCGTGCCGGCGGGCTATTCTAGCGCGGGCGGCGTGAGCGCCGCCGGTGGAGAATCCGATGATGCCGACCCACGCCGAGTCGCTGCGAGGCGCCACGGGAGCCCCGGGCGATGCCCCGTTCTGGCGACGACCGCGCCACCTGGTGCTGCTGACGCTGGCACTGCTCCTGTACGTCGTCCCGTTGTTCACGGTGCCGCTTCTCGACCCGGACGAGGGACGCTACGGCGAGATCCCCCGCGAAATGCTCGCCAGCGGCGACTATGTGACCCCCCGTCTCGACGGCACGCTCTATTTCGAGAAGCCGCCGCTCCACTATTGGCTGACCGCCTCGGCGCTGCGTCTGCTCGGCAACCGCGAGGTGGGCGTGCGCTTCTGGACGGCACTCTTCGGCCTCGGGACCGCGGGATTGCTCGTTCGGATGGCGTTGGCGCTCGCGCCGCGTCGCACCGCCTGGCTGGCCGGCGGACTGCTGCTCGCGAGCCCCTACTTCTTCAGCCTGTCGCACGTCGCGACGCTCGACATGACGCTGACGTTCTTCGTCACCCTGGCGCTGGTCGGCTTCTGGATGGCGCAGGACGGGGCGGCGGAGCGCCGTCGGCGCCTCGCGGGATGGGCGGCCCTCTTCGGTGGCTCGGCTCTCGCGGTGCTGGCCAAGGGACTCGTCGGAATCGTTCTGCCGGGAGGGGTGATCTTCTTCTACCTGCTCCTCTCCGGACGCTGGCGTCTCCTGCGCGAGGTGCCGTGGGTGAGCGG
This genomic window from Holophagales bacterium contains:
- a CDS encoding aminotransferase class I/II-fold pyridoxal phosphate-dependent enzyme, with translation MSRAFSVRSDFLPFSRPTIRQVEIDEVVDSLRSGWITTGPKAERFEQALGAYTGIGEIVALSSATAGLHIGLMALGLGPGDEVITTAMTWAATVNMIEALGATPVFVDVHPESLQIDERQIEAAVTPRTVGILPVHFAGAPCHLEPILAIARRHGLWVFEDAAHGVGTRYGGEHVGAFDRLGVFSFHAIKNITTGEGGALVTRDADLARRLRALRFHGLEKSAWNRYAEGGTPQVQVVMPGYKYNFMDLQAALGIHQLAAADEFNARRRALAARYLELFADVPELQCLEAPAYDHFHTWHLFVVRVRESANIGRDAFLTELKQRNVGVGIHFRAAHEHPYYAQKYPHWLGRLPATEWASARLCSIPLFPTMRDDDVDYVVAAIQDVLAHARS